The Epinephelus lanceolatus isolate andai-2023 chromosome 21, ASM4190304v1, whole genome shotgun sequence genome has a segment encoding these proteins:
- the gucy2cb gene encoding guanylyl cyclase C isoform X1: protein MERKMGKGWWWLGLCVVGILAAPCRGSRNCLEGNTISVILLYDEVSPWSLKFVRGEILKALETDTNINAAQDVKFNLTANYGGLNTTYYRHKGCQSSACEGVEEIKNLMQSESLGCALLGPTCTLATYQMSDADKGLKLGTPIISAGSFGLSCDYTINLQRLLPPARKISDFFIHFWRDINHIKPEWKTAYVYKKQINMEDCFWYINALDAGKFPLNISRTVLRRPADLIRELTLSNRTSNLFIMCGTPMDVMEVKNGSPEADSSDILFILIDLYNDQYYTNTSSMPFMRNVLVLTMPNNRSYIINNDLKGNNTMNDYMAAYHDSVLLIGQVMRDLIQNNQSEIQQMEYVNVNYFRDISFNGIAGHYKLDKYGDRDVNLSVIYTSTDNKYRLLFTFDTENNSTKVEEMDPAFIWGKRLPNFKPEQGLATHDIIVIVLAVTVVVVATIAFIFYRRDTDNLETLANQSRLDLFLGGELKKTQTLKWSISDRGQNRRERLNRKRWSHIASHLITPLENNELNVVSLKIEEVRKNKKFQIRRAHYDKKIVILKELEHSDGNFKEDQMIELNALLQIDYYNLTKFYGTVKFDEGVFGVFEYGERGSLRYVLNDKVSYPEETFMDWEFKISVMYDIAKGMSYLHSSQIQVHGRLKSTNCVMDNRMVVKITDFGCNSFLSPGRDLWTAPEHLRKQGTSQKGDVYSFAIIAHEIVLRKNTFYTETYHNRAEKLAKVIMSYFRPDLNFETASEKELEVYTLIKHCWDEDPEKRPDFKKIENCLGKIISKIHNQDNESYMDNMIRRLQMYSRNLEHLVEERTVLYKAERDRADCLNFMLLPRPVVKSLKETGVVEPELYEEVTIYFSDIVGFTTLCQYSTPMEVVDMLNDIYKGFDGIVDHHDVYKVETIGDAYMVASGLPNRNGNRHAVDICRMALDILAFMGTFQLRHLPGIPVWIRIGVHSGLCAAGVVGIKMPRYCLFGDTVNTASRMESTGHPLRIHVSQPTINILQRTDCKFEYELRGETYLKGKGTETTYWLTGEKGEDYDLPTPPTTENFQRLQQDLAHMIVECLERRSRGSVRRKKPLLSQSREDDKEQESGVESESDQLEYLHLATVGNTLSTFL, encoded by the exons ATGGAGAGGAAAATGGGAAAAGGGTGGTGGTGGCTGGGTTTGTGTGTGGTGGGGATTCTTGCTGCTCCGTGTCGGGGCAGCAGAAACTGTCTGGAAGGGAACACAATCAGTGTGATCCTGCTGTATGATGAAGTGTCTCCCTGGAGTCTGAAGTTTGTGCGAGGAGAAATACTGAAAGCCTTAGAGACGGATACAAACATTAATGCTGCCCAAG atgtgaagTTTAATCTCACGGCGAACTACGGCGGGTTAAACACGACCTATTATCGACATAAAGGTTGCCAGAGCAGCGCATGTGAGGGAGTGGAGGAGATAAAGAACCTGATG CAGTCAGAATCCCTGGGATGTGCTCTGCTTGGACCCACATGCACCTTAGCTACTTACCAAATGTCTGa TGCGGACAAAGGCCTGAAGCTCGGTACGCCCATCATCTCGGCTGGAAGCTTTGGTCTCTCCTGCGACTACACAATCAACCTGCAGCGCCTGCTGCCACCGGCACGCAAGATTTCTGACTTTTTCATTCACTTCTGGAGAGACATCAACCACATCAAACCTGAATGGAAGACAGCTTATGTTTACAAGAAGCAGATTAACATGGAGGATTGTTTTTG GTATATTAATGCACTTGATGCAGGCAAGTTCCCCCTAAATATTAGCAGAACAGTGCTGCGCAGACCAGCAGACCTGATAAGAGAACTGACATTATCCAACAGGACGAGCAACT TGTTCATCATGTGTGGAACCCCAATGGATGTGATGGAGGTGAAAAATGGTAGCCCAGAGGCAGACAGCAGTGATATTCTCTTTATCCTTATTGATCTGTACAA TGATCAGTACTACACCAACACATCATCAATGCCGTTCATGAGGAACGTGTTGGTGCTGACTATGCCCAACAACAGAAGCTACATCATCAACAATGACCTGAAAGGCAACAACACG atgAATGACTACATGGCTGCGTACCATGACTCAGTGCTGCTGATAGGCCAGGTGATGAGGGACCTTATTCAAAACAATCAGTCGGAGATTCAGCAGATGGAGTATGTCAATGTGAATTACTTCAGAGACATCTCCTTTAATG GAATTGCTGGACACTACAAGTTGGACAAGTACGGAGACAGAGACGTGAATCTCTCAGTCATTTACACTTCTACCGACAACAAG TACCGACTTTTATTCACATTCGACACTGAGAACAACTCCACCAAAGTGGAGGAGATGGATCCTGCCTTCATCTGGGGAAAAAGACTTCCTAATTTCAAACCAGAACAAG GCCTGGCAACTCATGACATCATTGTCATCGTGTTGGCTGTTACAGTGGTTGTGGTGGCCACCATCGCCTTCATTTTCTACAG ACGGGATACGGACAATCTGGAGAcgctggccaatcagagcagactggacctttttttgggaggggagcttaaaaaaacacagacactaaAATGGAGTATCTctgacagagg ACAGAACAGGAGAGAACGTCTGAACAGGAAGCGCTGGTCCCACATCGCCTCTCACCTCATCACACCGCTGGAAAACAATGAACTCAATGTCGTCTCTCTGAAG ATTGAAGaggtgaggaaaaacaaaaaattccaGATCCGCCGTGCGCACTACGATAAGAAG ATTGTGATCCTGAAGGAGCTGGAGCACTCAGATGGGAACTTTAAGGAGGACCAGATGATAGAACTTAATGCG CTCTTGCAAATCGACTATTACAACCTCACCAAGTTTTATGGAACCGTGAAGTTCGATGAGGGTGTGTTCGGAGTGTTTGAGTACGGCGAGAGGGGGTCACTCAGG TATGTGCTGAACGACAAGGTTTCGTACCCAGAGGAGACCTTCATGGACTGGGAGTTCAAGATTTCTGTCATGTACGACATTGCCAAG GGCATGTCCTATCTCCACTCCAGCCAAATCCAGGTACATGGTCGCCTTAAGTCTACCAATTGTGTGATGGACAATCGCATGGTGGTGAAGATCACAGACTTTGGCTGCAACAGTTTTCTTAGCCCCGGCAGAG ACTTGTGGACAGCTCCGGAGCACCTGAGGAAACAGGGCACCTCTCAGAAAGGAGACGTTTACAGCTTTGCCATCATCGCTCATGAGATTGTTCTCAGAAAGAACACCTTCTATACTGAGACCTACCACAACCGAGCAG AAAAGCTTGCCAAGGTCATCATGTCCTACTTCAGACCTGATCTTAACTTTGAGACGGCTTCAGAGAAAGAATTAGAG GTGTACACGTTGATAAAACACTGTTGGGATGAGGATCCTGAAAAAAGACCCGACTTCAAGAAGATAGAAAACTGTCTGGGGAAAATCATCAG TAAAATTCATAACCAGGACAATGAGAGCTACATGGACAACATGATCAGACGGCTACAGATGTATTCCAGAAACCTAGAGCACCTGGTGGAGGAGAGAACGGTCCTCTACAAAGCTGAGAGGGACAGAGCAGACTGCCTCAACTTCATGCTGCTTCCCCG CCCAGTTGTGAAAAGCCTGAAGGAGACTGGTGTGGTGGAGCCAGAGCTGTACGAGGAAGTGACAATATACTTCAGCGACATCGTTGGTTTCACCACTCTGTGCCAGTACAGCACACCGATGGAAGTTGTGGACATGCTCAACGACATCTACAAAGGCTTCGATGGCATTGTTGACCACCACGATGTATACAAG GTGGAGACGATTGGTGACGCCTACATGGTGGCCTCTGGGCTTCCGAACAGAAATGGGAACAGGCACGCAGTGGACATCTGCCGCATGGCGCTGGACATCTTGGCGTTCATGGGTACCTTCCAGCTCAGACACCTGCCTGGTATCCCTGTGTGGATACGCATCGGTGTTCACTCAG gtctgTGTGCAGCAGGTGTCGTGGGGATAAAGATGCCCAGATATTGTTTATTTGGAGACACAGTCAACACTGCGTCTCGTATGGAGTCTACAGGACACC CCCTGCGGATCCACGTCAGTCAGCCTACTATAAATATCCTGCAGAGGACAGACTGCAAGTTTGAGTATGAGCTCAGAGGAGAAACATATCTGAAG GGTAAAGGCACAGAGACAACCTACTGGTTAACGGGTGAGAAGGGCGAAGACTATGACCTCCCAACTCCACCCACAAC GGAGAACTTCCAGCGGCTCCAACAGGACCTCGCCCACATGATCGTGGAGTGTCTGGAGCGGCGCTCTCGAGGCTCTGTGCGGAGGAAGAAGCCGCTCTTGAGTCAGAGCAGGGAGGATGACAAGGAGCAGGAATCAGGGGTGGAGTCTGAGAGTGACCAGCTTGAGTACCTGCATCTGGCCACTGTGGGTAACACCCTCAGTACATTCCTCTAG
- the gucy2cb gene encoding guanylyl cyclase C isoform X3 → MERKMGKGWWWLGLCVVGILAAPCRGSRNCLEGNTISVILLYDEVSPWSLKFVRGEILKALETDTNINAAQDVKFNLTANYGGLNTTYYRHKGCQSSACEGVEEIKNLMQSESLGCALLGPTCTLATYQMSDADKGLKLGTPIISAGSFGLSCDYTINLQRLLPPARKISDFFIHFWRDINHIKPEWKTAYVYKKQINMEDCFWYINALDAGKFPLNISRTVLRRPADLIRELTLSNRTSNLFIMCGTPMDVMEVKNGSPEADSSDILFILIDLYNDQYYTNTSSMPFMRNVLVLTMPNNRSYIINNDLKGNNTMNDYMAAYHDSVLLIGQVMRDLIQNNQSEIQQMEYVNVNYFRDISFNGIAGHYKLDKYGDRDVNLSVIYTSTDNKYRLLFTFDTENNSTKVEEMDPAFIWGKRLPNFKPEQGLATHDIIVIVLAVTVVVVATIAFIFYRQNRRERLNRKRWSHIASHLITPLENNELNVVSLKIEEVRKNKKFQIRRAHYDKKIVILKELEHSDGNFKEDQMIELNALLQIDYYNLTKFYGTVKFDEGVFGVFEYGERGSLRYVLNDKVSYPEETFMDWEFKISVMYDIAKGMSYLHSSQIQVHGRLKSTNCVMDNRMVVKITDFGCNSFLSPGRDLWTAPEHLRKQGTSQKGDVYSFAIIAHEIVLRKNTFYTETYHNRAEKLAKVIMSYFRPDLNFETASEKELEVYTLIKHCWDEDPEKRPDFKKIENCLGKIISKIHNQDNESYMDNMIRRLQMYSRNLEHLVEERTVLYKAERDRADCLNFMLLPRPVVKSLKETGVVEPELYEEVTIYFSDIVGFTTLCQYSTPMEVVDMLNDIYKGFDGIVDHHDVYKVETIGDAYMVASGLPNRNGNRHAVDICRMALDILAFMGTFQLRHLPGIPVWIRIGVHSGLCAAGVVGIKMPRYCLFGDTVNTASRMESTGHPLRIHVSQPTINILQRTDCKFEYELRGETYLKGKGTETTYWLTGEKGEDYDLPTPPTTENFQRLQQDLAHMIVECLERRSRGSVRRKKPLLSQSREDDKEQESGVESESDQLEYLHLATVGNTLSTFL, encoded by the exons ATGGAGAGGAAAATGGGAAAAGGGTGGTGGTGGCTGGGTTTGTGTGTGGTGGGGATTCTTGCTGCTCCGTGTCGGGGCAGCAGAAACTGTCTGGAAGGGAACACAATCAGTGTGATCCTGCTGTATGATGAAGTGTCTCCCTGGAGTCTGAAGTTTGTGCGAGGAGAAATACTGAAAGCCTTAGAGACGGATACAAACATTAATGCTGCCCAAG atgtgaagTTTAATCTCACGGCGAACTACGGCGGGTTAAACACGACCTATTATCGACATAAAGGTTGCCAGAGCAGCGCATGTGAGGGAGTGGAGGAGATAAAGAACCTGATG CAGTCAGAATCCCTGGGATGTGCTCTGCTTGGACCCACATGCACCTTAGCTACTTACCAAATGTCTGa TGCGGACAAAGGCCTGAAGCTCGGTACGCCCATCATCTCGGCTGGAAGCTTTGGTCTCTCCTGCGACTACACAATCAACCTGCAGCGCCTGCTGCCACCGGCACGCAAGATTTCTGACTTTTTCATTCACTTCTGGAGAGACATCAACCACATCAAACCTGAATGGAAGACAGCTTATGTTTACAAGAAGCAGATTAACATGGAGGATTGTTTTTG GTATATTAATGCACTTGATGCAGGCAAGTTCCCCCTAAATATTAGCAGAACAGTGCTGCGCAGACCAGCAGACCTGATAAGAGAACTGACATTATCCAACAGGACGAGCAACT TGTTCATCATGTGTGGAACCCCAATGGATGTGATGGAGGTGAAAAATGGTAGCCCAGAGGCAGACAGCAGTGATATTCTCTTTATCCTTATTGATCTGTACAA TGATCAGTACTACACCAACACATCATCAATGCCGTTCATGAGGAACGTGTTGGTGCTGACTATGCCCAACAACAGAAGCTACATCATCAACAATGACCTGAAAGGCAACAACACG atgAATGACTACATGGCTGCGTACCATGACTCAGTGCTGCTGATAGGCCAGGTGATGAGGGACCTTATTCAAAACAATCAGTCGGAGATTCAGCAGATGGAGTATGTCAATGTGAATTACTTCAGAGACATCTCCTTTAATG GAATTGCTGGACACTACAAGTTGGACAAGTACGGAGACAGAGACGTGAATCTCTCAGTCATTTACACTTCTACCGACAACAAG TACCGACTTTTATTCACATTCGACACTGAGAACAACTCCACCAAAGTGGAGGAGATGGATCCTGCCTTCATCTGGGGAAAAAGACTTCCTAATTTCAAACCAGAACAAG GCCTGGCAACTCATGACATCATTGTCATCGTGTTGGCTGTTACAGTGGTTGTGGTGGCCACCATCGCCTTCATTTTCTACAG ACAGAACAGGAGAGAACGTCTGAACAGGAAGCGCTGGTCCCACATCGCCTCTCACCTCATCACACCGCTGGAAAACAATGAACTCAATGTCGTCTCTCTGAAG ATTGAAGaggtgaggaaaaacaaaaaattccaGATCCGCCGTGCGCACTACGATAAGAAG ATTGTGATCCTGAAGGAGCTGGAGCACTCAGATGGGAACTTTAAGGAGGACCAGATGATAGAACTTAATGCG CTCTTGCAAATCGACTATTACAACCTCACCAAGTTTTATGGAACCGTGAAGTTCGATGAGGGTGTGTTCGGAGTGTTTGAGTACGGCGAGAGGGGGTCACTCAGG TATGTGCTGAACGACAAGGTTTCGTACCCAGAGGAGACCTTCATGGACTGGGAGTTCAAGATTTCTGTCATGTACGACATTGCCAAG GGCATGTCCTATCTCCACTCCAGCCAAATCCAGGTACATGGTCGCCTTAAGTCTACCAATTGTGTGATGGACAATCGCATGGTGGTGAAGATCACAGACTTTGGCTGCAACAGTTTTCTTAGCCCCGGCAGAG ACTTGTGGACAGCTCCGGAGCACCTGAGGAAACAGGGCACCTCTCAGAAAGGAGACGTTTACAGCTTTGCCATCATCGCTCATGAGATTGTTCTCAGAAAGAACACCTTCTATACTGAGACCTACCACAACCGAGCAG AAAAGCTTGCCAAGGTCATCATGTCCTACTTCAGACCTGATCTTAACTTTGAGACGGCTTCAGAGAAAGAATTAGAG GTGTACACGTTGATAAAACACTGTTGGGATGAGGATCCTGAAAAAAGACCCGACTTCAAGAAGATAGAAAACTGTCTGGGGAAAATCATCAG TAAAATTCATAACCAGGACAATGAGAGCTACATGGACAACATGATCAGACGGCTACAGATGTATTCCAGAAACCTAGAGCACCTGGTGGAGGAGAGAACGGTCCTCTACAAAGCTGAGAGGGACAGAGCAGACTGCCTCAACTTCATGCTGCTTCCCCG CCCAGTTGTGAAAAGCCTGAAGGAGACTGGTGTGGTGGAGCCAGAGCTGTACGAGGAAGTGACAATATACTTCAGCGACATCGTTGGTTTCACCACTCTGTGCCAGTACAGCACACCGATGGAAGTTGTGGACATGCTCAACGACATCTACAAAGGCTTCGATGGCATTGTTGACCACCACGATGTATACAAG GTGGAGACGATTGGTGACGCCTACATGGTGGCCTCTGGGCTTCCGAACAGAAATGGGAACAGGCACGCAGTGGACATCTGCCGCATGGCGCTGGACATCTTGGCGTTCATGGGTACCTTCCAGCTCAGACACCTGCCTGGTATCCCTGTGTGGATACGCATCGGTGTTCACTCAG gtctgTGTGCAGCAGGTGTCGTGGGGATAAAGATGCCCAGATATTGTTTATTTGGAGACACAGTCAACACTGCGTCTCGTATGGAGTCTACAGGACACC CCCTGCGGATCCACGTCAGTCAGCCTACTATAAATATCCTGCAGAGGACAGACTGCAAGTTTGAGTATGAGCTCAGAGGAGAAACATATCTGAAG GGTAAAGGCACAGAGACAACCTACTGGTTAACGGGTGAGAAGGGCGAAGACTATGACCTCCCAACTCCACCCACAAC GGAGAACTTCCAGCGGCTCCAACAGGACCTCGCCCACATGATCGTGGAGTGTCTGGAGCGGCGCTCTCGAGGCTCTGTGCGGAGGAAGAAGCCGCTCTTGAGTCAGAGCAGGGAGGATGACAAGGAGCAGGAATCAGGGGTGGAGTCTGAGAGTGACCAGCTTGAGTACCTGCATCTGGCCACTGTGGGTAACACCCTCAGTACATTCCTCTAG
- the gucy2cb gene encoding guanylyl cyclase C isoform X2 produces MERKMGKGWWWLGLCVVGILAAPCRGSRNCLEGNTISVILLYDEVSPWSLKFVRGEILKALETDTNINAAQDVKFNLTANYGGLNTTYYRHKGCQSSACEGVEEIKNLMSESLGCALLGPTCTLATYQMSDADKGLKLGTPIISAGSFGLSCDYTINLQRLLPPARKISDFFIHFWRDINHIKPEWKTAYVYKKQINMEDCFWYINALDAGKFPLNISRTVLRRPADLIRELTLSNRTSNLFIMCGTPMDVMEVKNGSPEADSSDILFILIDLYNDQYYTNTSSMPFMRNVLVLTMPNNRSYIINNDLKGNNTMNDYMAAYHDSVLLIGQVMRDLIQNNQSEIQQMEYVNVNYFRDISFNGIAGHYKLDKYGDRDVNLSVIYTSTDNKYRLLFTFDTENNSTKVEEMDPAFIWGKRLPNFKPEQGLATHDIIVIVLAVTVVVVATIAFIFYRRDTDNLETLANQSRLDLFLGGELKKTQTLKWSISDRGQNRRERLNRKRWSHIASHLITPLENNELNVVSLKIEEVRKNKKFQIRRAHYDKKIVILKELEHSDGNFKEDQMIELNALLQIDYYNLTKFYGTVKFDEGVFGVFEYGERGSLRYVLNDKVSYPEETFMDWEFKISVMYDIAKGMSYLHSSQIQVHGRLKSTNCVMDNRMVVKITDFGCNSFLSPGRDLWTAPEHLRKQGTSQKGDVYSFAIIAHEIVLRKNTFYTETYHNRAEKLAKVIMSYFRPDLNFETASEKELEVYTLIKHCWDEDPEKRPDFKKIENCLGKIISKIHNQDNESYMDNMIRRLQMYSRNLEHLVEERTVLYKAERDRADCLNFMLLPRPVVKSLKETGVVEPELYEEVTIYFSDIVGFTTLCQYSTPMEVVDMLNDIYKGFDGIVDHHDVYKVETIGDAYMVASGLPNRNGNRHAVDICRMALDILAFMGTFQLRHLPGIPVWIRIGVHSGLCAAGVVGIKMPRYCLFGDTVNTASRMESTGHPLRIHVSQPTINILQRTDCKFEYELRGETYLKGKGTETTYWLTGEKGEDYDLPTPPTTENFQRLQQDLAHMIVECLERRSRGSVRRKKPLLSQSREDDKEQESGVESESDQLEYLHLATVGNTLSTFL; encoded by the exons ATGGAGAGGAAAATGGGAAAAGGGTGGTGGTGGCTGGGTTTGTGTGTGGTGGGGATTCTTGCTGCTCCGTGTCGGGGCAGCAGAAACTGTCTGGAAGGGAACACAATCAGTGTGATCCTGCTGTATGATGAAGTGTCTCCCTGGAGTCTGAAGTTTGTGCGAGGAGAAATACTGAAAGCCTTAGAGACGGATACAAACATTAATGCTGCCCAAG atgtgaagTTTAATCTCACGGCGAACTACGGCGGGTTAAACACGACCTATTATCGACATAAAGGTTGCCAGAGCAGCGCATGTGAGGGAGTGGAGGAGATAAAGAACCTGATG TCAGAATCCCTGGGATGTGCTCTGCTTGGACCCACATGCACCTTAGCTACTTACCAAATGTCTGa TGCGGACAAAGGCCTGAAGCTCGGTACGCCCATCATCTCGGCTGGAAGCTTTGGTCTCTCCTGCGACTACACAATCAACCTGCAGCGCCTGCTGCCACCGGCACGCAAGATTTCTGACTTTTTCATTCACTTCTGGAGAGACATCAACCACATCAAACCTGAATGGAAGACAGCTTATGTTTACAAGAAGCAGATTAACATGGAGGATTGTTTTTG GTATATTAATGCACTTGATGCAGGCAAGTTCCCCCTAAATATTAGCAGAACAGTGCTGCGCAGACCAGCAGACCTGATAAGAGAACTGACATTATCCAACAGGACGAGCAACT TGTTCATCATGTGTGGAACCCCAATGGATGTGATGGAGGTGAAAAATGGTAGCCCAGAGGCAGACAGCAGTGATATTCTCTTTATCCTTATTGATCTGTACAA TGATCAGTACTACACCAACACATCATCAATGCCGTTCATGAGGAACGTGTTGGTGCTGACTATGCCCAACAACAGAAGCTACATCATCAACAATGACCTGAAAGGCAACAACACG atgAATGACTACATGGCTGCGTACCATGACTCAGTGCTGCTGATAGGCCAGGTGATGAGGGACCTTATTCAAAACAATCAGTCGGAGATTCAGCAGATGGAGTATGTCAATGTGAATTACTTCAGAGACATCTCCTTTAATG GAATTGCTGGACACTACAAGTTGGACAAGTACGGAGACAGAGACGTGAATCTCTCAGTCATTTACACTTCTACCGACAACAAG TACCGACTTTTATTCACATTCGACACTGAGAACAACTCCACCAAAGTGGAGGAGATGGATCCTGCCTTCATCTGGGGAAAAAGACTTCCTAATTTCAAACCAGAACAAG GCCTGGCAACTCATGACATCATTGTCATCGTGTTGGCTGTTACAGTGGTTGTGGTGGCCACCATCGCCTTCATTTTCTACAG ACGGGATACGGACAATCTGGAGAcgctggccaatcagagcagactggacctttttttgggaggggagcttaaaaaaacacagacactaaAATGGAGTATCTctgacagagg ACAGAACAGGAGAGAACGTCTGAACAGGAAGCGCTGGTCCCACATCGCCTCTCACCTCATCACACCGCTGGAAAACAATGAACTCAATGTCGTCTCTCTGAAG ATTGAAGaggtgaggaaaaacaaaaaattccaGATCCGCCGTGCGCACTACGATAAGAAG ATTGTGATCCTGAAGGAGCTGGAGCACTCAGATGGGAACTTTAAGGAGGACCAGATGATAGAACTTAATGCG CTCTTGCAAATCGACTATTACAACCTCACCAAGTTTTATGGAACCGTGAAGTTCGATGAGGGTGTGTTCGGAGTGTTTGAGTACGGCGAGAGGGGGTCACTCAGG TATGTGCTGAACGACAAGGTTTCGTACCCAGAGGAGACCTTCATGGACTGGGAGTTCAAGATTTCTGTCATGTACGACATTGCCAAG GGCATGTCCTATCTCCACTCCAGCCAAATCCAGGTACATGGTCGCCTTAAGTCTACCAATTGTGTGATGGACAATCGCATGGTGGTGAAGATCACAGACTTTGGCTGCAACAGTTTTCTTAGCCCCGGCAGAG ACTTGTGGACAGCTCCGGAGCACCTGAGGAAACAGGGCACCTCTCAGAAAGGAGACGTTTACAGCTTTGCCATCATCGCTCATGAGATTGTTCTCAGAAAGAACACCTTCTATACTGAGACCTACCACAACCGAGCAG AAAAGCTTGCCAAGGTCATCATGTCCTACTTCAGACCTGATCTTAACTTTGAGACGGCTTCAGAGAAAGAATTAGAG GTGTACACGTTGATAAAACACTGTTGGGATGAGGATCCTGAAAAAAGACCCGACTTCAAGAAGATAGAAAACTGTCTGGGGAAAATCATCAG TAAAATTCATAACCAGGACAATGAGAGCTACATGGACAACATGATCAGACGGCTACAGATGTATTCCAGAAACCTAGAGCACCTGGTGGAGGAGAGAACGGTCCTCTACAAAGCTGAGAGGGACAGAGCAGACTGCCTCAACTTCATGCTGCTTCCCCG CCCAGTTGTGAAAAGCCTGAAGGAGACTGGTGTGGTGGAGCCAGAGCTGTACGAGGAAGTGACAATATACTTCAGCGACATCGTTGGTTTCACCACTCTGTGCCAGTACAGCACACCGATGGAAGTTGTGGACATGCTCAACGACATCTACAAAGGCTTCGATGGCATTGTTGACCACCACGATGTATACAAG GTGGAGACGATTGGTGACGCCTACATGGTGGCCTCTGGGCTTCCGAACAGAAATGGGAACAGGCACGCAGTGGACATCTGCCGCATGGCGCTGGACATCTTGGCGTTCATGGGTACCTTCCAGCTCAGACACCTGCCTGGTATCCCTGTGTGGATACGCATCGGTGTTCACTCAG gtctgTGTGCAGCAGGTGTCGTGGGGATAAAGATGCCCAGATATTGTTTATTTGGAGACACAGTCAACACTGCGTCTCGTATGGAGTCTACAGGACACC CCCTGCGGATCCACGTCAGTCAGCCTACTATAAATATCCTGCAGAGGACAGACTGCAAGTTTGAGTATGAGCTCAGAGGAGAAACATATCTGAAG GGTAAAGGCACAGAGACAACCTACTGGTTAACGGGTGAGAAGGGCGAAGACTATGACCTCCCAACTCCACCCACAAC GGAGAACTTCCAGCGGCTCCAACAGGACCTCGCCCACATGATCGTGGAGTGTCTGGAGCGGCGCTCTCGAGGCTCTGTGCGGAGGAAGAAGCCGCTCTTGAGTCAGAGCAGGGAGGATGACAAGGAGCAGGAATCAGGGGTGGAGTCTGAGAGTGACCAGCTTGAGTACCTGCATCTGGCCACTGTGGGTAACACCCTCAGTACATTCCTCTAG